cttcgcccccctccccctccccctctctttccccccctccccctctctttccccccctccccccctctctctctctccctctcatctcccatctctctcctgatTTCTTGCCTGTCTCTCCCTCCGAcctgtctcccccctctccatccagtGTTCTCCACGGCCTTCTCCCACGGAGCAGAGAACAGCATAGCTCGCATTGTACGGCAGCTGCAACTGTGGGGCACTGAGCGTGTGTGACCGAACTTCGATGGTAGTGCACATGCGAAGATTTCAGGACAGACTATTATTATTTCTAATGTTTAACTCTAAGAAATTCCGGCTCCGCCATAACTGGATTTCCGACAATCTGTTGGATAATACTttggcagtggaggggtcaagagaggtggtggagaggtcgagTTGTGTGCCATCGGTTTACAtctggaaactgacactgtttcNNNNNNNNNNNNNNNNNNNNNNNNNNNNNNNNNNNNNNNNNNNNNNNNNNNNNNNNNNNNNNNNNNNNNNNNNNNNNNNNNNNNNNNNNNNNNNNNNNNNNNNNNNNNNNNNNNNNNNNNNNNNNNNNNNNNNNNNNNNNNNNNNNNNNNNNNNNNNNNNNNNNNNNNNNNNNNNNNNNNNNNNNNNNNNNNNNNNNNNNGGTGGAGAGGTCGAGTTGTGTGCCATCGGTTTACAtctggaaactgacactgtttctGTGAATGAGGTTACCAAGTGGCAACACTTAAATCAGTGAGTTGGGTGGGCAGCAGTTTTGTGGGAATGGGGTCAATGGATCAGGAGGTGGATCCAGCAGAGAACACACTCTCAGGCAGGCAGGCTGGCTTCTGATTGTTTATTTTACATATTTTGCAAGTAAAGGCAATAATTCAGCAAGAGAATAAAAATTAAAATACGAAATGTTGAGCCGAATATTGATGTTTTATGCAGTAGGAATATTGGTATAAAATATCAGGACAGACATTGATGTGAATTTAAAACTGGTGTGAATAACTCAAAGCAGATCAGAGAAAGTGGGTGAGAGTCCAGGTCGAAGTGAGTGATGCTGGGATCAGTGTTACTGTGTGAAGCTGCTTTCAAAGGTGATGCGATGACTTTCGAGCCTGGTTCTAAACTGGGGTTTAAGCAGCTGTTTCCAAAGGCCACAAGGAAAGTAGTGTTGTGAATAAAATATTTCACAGGTAGGACAGAGTCCAGTATAAGGAATGCGATGGAAATAAACACACTGCAATTACATCTGAAGGAGAAACTTACATTTCTAATGTTCCTgacaaatgtctcaaagcacttcccaCAAtgtattacttttgaagtgtgtttTCTGCTGCGATATAGGGCAGGGTGTTCAAATTAGATCTCCCCTCTCCCCAGCCCTCACAATTCCACTCTCCAAGCCCAGGCAGCTCAGTCCTATTTGGATTTATCATTTTTTCCAACTTCTTATCAAACTCTCTCTTCAAACTGCTGATAAcctcagccaactctgccttcctTACTTCCCATACGCTCCGCATAAAGCAGTTGGGAGTGATTTACGTCTCACAATTGCTCGGATTTACACCGTAAACGGAGCAAGAATGAGACAAAAACCACCCGCAGTGCTTCCCACCTGGTTCCCACCAAGGCCCGCCGGGAAATTATGCCGCAGCCGTGAAATAGGAATCCAGCACTCCCGCACTAAACATGGGGGAAGCCTCATTAGTTTATACAAACCGGATCCCAGAATGTACATGTGACCCCAATGCAATCTTGGTCTTCCATTGGACGGTGCGTGAGCTGTGCAAGTCCCACCCAGtggaacagtctgtagaatggcccaacctgtggtccttaaagggaccgctggaaaCCCcactcatgatcttattaaatggcagagcaggcttgaggggccaaatgacctactcctgctcctatttcttatgttcttataggatacAAGGAGTTAGCTCCccccggtgccctggtcaatatttatccatcaaccaacatcatgaaaacaggttatctgctcattatcacgttgctgcttgtgggagcttgctgtgcataaactggttgtggcgattacaacagtgactacactttaaaaactcttcattgtctgtaaagagctttgggacgtcctgaggtcgtgaaaggtcggATATAAAAACACTTCTTTCTATTTATTCTCTGTGTAACAGTTTCTCTGTGGCCGGGAGGTGCATAAATTGTCCTGCCCGCTGCTGGCTGCTCCTCGGCTTTGAccctccaccccacaacccccaccatcCTACCTCCTCCCCCCGGATATATTTTCCTGCCATTCTCTGAGTTTGAGACTATCGCTACTTTGTTGTAGACTCTGTGACTGTGTTAAACTCTGGATGTTTATCTTCTCTCTGCGGTTTAGGACCTTGAATACTTCAGTAAGATCACCCCAAGCCCTCCCTTATCCAGTGCAAAGACTCCTGACTTCCAGACTAGACACGGACATCAGTGATcatttaatccggggtctgggagccGGTTTAGTCCCTTCTCATCTGGAGTTATAAATCATGAAAAGGAATATAGGAGATTTACCGGGGTTAATGGCATCCATCATTTCTCTCCACGCTGTGTACTGTAAAGGGCCGTTGAATTTTCCGATAGACAGGGCGCCATCTGCTACTGACAGCACGGGATAGGCCTCACtgatcctgtaaatattacacaGTTAATGTTATAAATTGACCATAAACACTTTTCTGAGTTATTTTACCAAACTGTGCAGAGATTCTGTAAAGAGCATGTCCTACCTCCTCTTCCGACAAGCTTCctcctgaaataaataaaacacaaacagtgaggacagtaaaagacttcaggaggacacagacaggctggtgaaatgagcagacacaggGCGGAtacaatttaacacagagaagtgtgaagtgaagcattttggaaggaagaatgaggagaggcattgtatctcaatggtacaattttaaatggggtgcaggaacagagagacctgcagtcgaacagaaaatgctggaactactgagCCAGTCTGGcagtctgtggagcgagaaacagattaacgtttcaggtcgatgaccttttatcagaactggaaaaagttagagatacttccagaattttctgtttctgcttcagatttccagcatccgctgtattgtGCTTTTGTATTAGAAAAACCTGGGGATCACATACATAAATctgtaagataattggcaaaaaagagtGGTTGATTATTTAAACAATGACTTGATCTGGAATACATTGAATGACAGGGTGGAGGAAGTAGATTTAACAGTAATTTTCAAAAAGGAATACGGTATACACTGGAAAAAGAAaacattggggaaagagcagggggagtgggactaatgggatcactctttcaaagagccagcaaaggcacaatgggccttttgtgctgtaggattctatgattatAAGCAGTTGAAAAATCTGAGTGGTGCGTCAGATACTGGAACACAACATCAGTGCCACTCACAGACACAGTGACTATTACACCCACCATACCAGACACACCCATGGAACTGTAACTGGATTGTAATGTGAGTTCCGAGGTTTTTaaattcattcccgggatgtgggtatcacatttattgcccatcagaaGGTGgtcatgagccaccttcttgaaacgctacagtccgtgtggtgaaggtaatcccacaatGCCGTTggagaggaagttccaggattttgacccagcgatgatgaaggaatatatttctaagtcaggatggtgtgtaacttggaggtggtgattttcccatgtgtctgctgcccttgtgcttctagatagttcaggtcgcgagtttgggaggtgctgtcaaaaatAGCCTCGGAgacttgctgcagtgcaccttgtagatggtacacaccgcagccacggtgcgacggtggtggagggagtgaatgtttaaggtggtgaatgggtggCAATCAAGCGGCTTCTTTTTCTTGGATGGTGTTCAGCTTCTTGAGTGGTTTTGTAGCTGCAATCCTCCAGGCAAGTggtggagagttttccatcacacttctgagactgacttgtgccttgtagatggtgggaaggctttggggagtcaagaggtgagacacttgccccaGAATATCCAGCCTTTGACCTGTTATtatagccacggtatttatgttgctattcagttaagtttctagtcaatggtgacccctcaggatattgatgggggatttggcaatgataATCCCATTGAATTTAAAGGGGACGTGGTTAGAATCTCTTTTGCTGGAGACatgcattgtctggcacttgtttgGCGTGAATatgacttgccacttatcagcccaaacctgaatgttgtccaggtcttgctacatgcggaCACGGACTGCTTTTTTAAGCAGTTGTGAATGGAATTCAACCGTAGGCAATCATCAtggacatccccacttctgaacttatgatggaggaatATAACTTGAGCAACACTGGAATAATGACAAACTTAGTATCTAGATCATGGAAACTCATTCCTGGGATGTCTCGGGCATTCCCGGGATTCTGCAAACAGTGTGGGAGCCGGTTAGTTCAGTGACAACAACAGAACCGCCCCAGAATAGACAAAACAATCGGTTTAAATCAGCTTCCAAATGTTCAGCAAATGCTGTATTTATTTCAGTTCTCATCGGTTATTTTGTGACTGTGTGAAGTTTCACTGAACTGACCCGcaatataatcctcaccttcaGAAATATCACTCCGTCTTTTTGCTCCATCTGTTTCTGCAACTTTGAGAGCTCCTCCTGAATAGAATTTAAATGCTCTTGAATTTCCCGAAGGTTTTTCTCCATTGTTTCTACAATCTTCccctcttgttccctgagatctcGGATTAAACACTGCTCTTTCTCAGTGACAATCTGGTGCATTTTAGTGAACTCGGATGTGATGTGGGTTtgcagactgctcgactgttcctaccaaatgaaatgtgaaacataattaatGTACCACGATAGAGGGAACAAAACTAACCGAGATCCCAGAAAATCAACACAGGGAGacggtcatgtatgtacttttggcatcactagccactagatggcgtcactgttggaggccattgggctgcacgcacgagtgtgtgccattttgtatattagtcactttgggccttaataaagcacaaccaaggttatacctcttggagttaaacaatactcagtctaacagttattgcatacacaacagagaccttaccctaactccggaaatctgctgttTCTGTTTTAATTCCATTTCTAGAGCCGCCAATTTCTTCTCTGTGAGAGAATCTAAGGAAGATTTCAGCTgatcctgggattgggagagaaaatCACAGAATAAAAGTGTTCGACTATATTTTATCACATTTTCAATCAGCTGATCCAATCTGTTCCCCTTTACCTTGTAGATGCCAACCGCTTCTTTAATGGGCCTGAAGCGGTGCTCTCTGTGTTCCTGTGCATCTCTACAGACCAAACAgatcagtttcttgtcagtttcacaaaacagcttcagtTCTTCCTGATGTTCCTCACAGTGAAGTTTACTTTCCTTCTGTTTCGGATTCAGCTTAACTTCTCGAGCTTTCTCGGCCAGATTCGCTAAGGCCCGACTGGCTCTGAGGTTTATTTCTGGAAACTCCTCTCTACATTCCGGGCAGGAGTTTGTCTCCTtcttgtcccaacactgtgtgatacAGGAGCGGCAGAAGTTGTGCCCACACTCCAGTAAAACCGGATCGGTGAAGAAATCCAGACAAATGGGACAAATTAATTCCTCTGTAAAACTCTGGTGTTGCTCTCTGGAAGCCATCGTTCAGTTTCAGCACTTCCTGATTCAAACTGCTGGTGTCGTGTTCCTGTGGGCGGTTCCAGGGGCCGTTCTCCCTCTGACATCACTCTTGTATCCCTGCACTGCTGTCCACATCTGGATGAAATAGTGTTGAATTTACGAAGAGAAAAAGCAGTCCATGACTTTTCAGGGTGCACCCATCACCAGTCTGAGAGTCAAATGGTATTTTACTGAGGCTGGGAAAACGAAGAGGGAAAAAGGAGGAGGTGGGAGGAGAAATcataagaatacaagaaataggagccatacggccgctcgagccttctccgtcattcaataaaatatGGCTGATGTCCTATGTCAATTCCAATTTCTTGCTCTATCCTGATAAACCCTGATTCCCTTCGAGTCAAAAAATCTATCGCTCTTAGTCTTGAATATAATcatcgactcagcatccacagtcctctggagtagagaatcctctgagtgaagaaatttctcctcatctcagtctgaaatgaccAATCCCTTATCTTGAGCCTATGACCgctatttctagactctccagccaggagaaacaccctctcagcacctaccctgtcaagccgtctagtaattttatacatttcaatgagatcatctctcatttttctaaataccAAAGAAGActagcctattctactcaatctcttctcttaGGACAGCTCTCtcttcacaggaatcaatctagtgaacctttgatgcacctgcgctaaggcaagtatatccttccttaggtaagtggACGAAAATTGTACACagcactccatgtgtggtctcatcaACACCCTCCATAATTGCCCTTcaggagatgcagagtgtccacagcgcctggtcttaaCTCAAAGCCTCCATAATTAtcccctgtgaagagacgcttggtcactcgaccaggaaacatcaagattggTTTGACAAGAACGACCAGGCGATCCAAACACTAATAAGCCAGAAGCGCAAGGCATTCTAAAACTGGAAACAGCAATACAACTCAAGAGCATGAAAGCAGCTCgatagatgtctgaaggccgaggtccaacttaAATCTTGTGACATAAAGTACAGgtggtgggtggaaaaagtgcaggagatccagcaactagctgacaaccacgatgtatgaggattctttagcgcagtgaaggacccaagcacccaaggtcctaccccgctgagggctaagaacggagaggtactcatcaaggacagagaggcagtcagttcccattggaaggagcacttcgaagatcccctTAACCAagactgtctttgacgtgagtgttctcgactccattgcaCAGCATGTGTCCCAACTTCACCTCAGCACAAGCCCAGGCTGAAAAGACCATCCGACAActaaagaacaacaaggcttcagagcagatggaatccccgccgaagcactaaagcaaggCAGAGAATCACTATTGGCACGaggaatagcgcagatgaatacgtggcttgagcagtggtgcagcagggagggattcaaattcctggggcattggaaccggttctgggggaggtgggaccagtacaaaccggacggtctgcacctgggcaggaccggaaccaatgtcctagggggagtgtttgctaatgctgttggggaggagttaaactaatatggcagggggatgggaaccaatgcaggaagacagagggagacaaaaaggaggcaaaagcaaaagacagaaagatgaggaaaagtggagggcagagaaacccaaggcaaagaacaaaaagggccactgtacagcaaaattctaaaaggacaaagggtgttaaaaaaacaagcctgaaggctttgtgtcttaatgcaaggagtatccacaataaggtggatgaattaactgtgcaaatagttgttaacaaatatgatgtgattgtgattttggagacgtggctccaggatgatcagggctgggaactcaaaatccagggatagtcaaaattcaggaaggatagaataaaaggaaaaggagctggggtagcattgctggttaaagaggagattaatgcaatatagttaggaaggacattagcttggatgatgtggaatatatatgggtagagctgcagaacaccaaagggcaaaaaacattagtgggagttgtgtacagacctccaaacagtagtagtgatgttggggagggtatcaaacaggaaattaggggtgcatgcaataaaggtgcagcagttataatgggtgactatattatgcacatagattgggcgagccaaactggaagcaatacggtggaggaggatttcctggagtgcataagggatggttttctcgaccaatatgtcgaggaaccaactagcggggaggccatcttagactgggtgttgtgtaatgagagaggattaattagcaatctcattgtgcgaggccccttggggaagagtgaccataatatggtggaattctgcattaggatggagaatgaaacagttaattcagagaccatggtccagaacttaaagaagggtaactttgaaggtatgaggcgtgaattggctaggatagattggcgaatgatacttaaggggttgactgtggatgggcaatggcagacatttagagaccgcatggatgaactaccacaattgtacattcctgtctggcgtaaaaataaaaaagggaaggtggctcaaccgtggctatctagggaaatcagggatagtattaaagccaaggaagtggcatacaaattggccagaaatagcagcgaacccggggactgggagaaatttagaactcagcagaggaggacaaagggtttgattagggcagggaaaatggagtacgagaagaagcttgcagggaacattaaggcggattgcaaaagtttctatcggtatgtaaagagaaaaaggtttgtaaagacaaacgtaggtcccctgcagtcagaatcaggggaagtcataacggggaacaaagaaatggcagaccaattgaacaagtactttggttcggtattcactaaggaggacaccaacaaccttccggatataaaaggggtcagagggtctagtaaggaggaggaactgagggaaatctttattagtcgggaaattgtgttggggaaattgatgggattgaaggccgataaatccccagggcctgatggactgtatcccagagtacttaaggaggtggccttggaaatagtggatgcattgacagtcattttccaacattccattgactctggatcagttcctatcgagtggagggtagccaatgtaaccccactttttaaaaaaggagggagagagaaaacagggaattatagaccggtcagcctgacctcagtagtgggtaaaatgatggaatcaattattatggatgtcatagcagtgcatttgggaaatggtgacatgataggtccaagtcagcatggatttgtgaaagggaaatcatgcttgacaaaccttctggaattttttgaggatgtttccagtaaagtggacaagggagaacctgttgatgtggtatatttggactttcagaaggctttcgacaaggtcccacacaagagattaatgtgcaaagttaaagcacatgggattgggggtagtgtgctgacgtggattgagaactggttgtcagacaggaagcaaagagtaggagtaaatgggtacttttcagaatggcaggcagtgactagtggggtaccgcaaggttctgtgttgagtccccagctgtttacattgtacattaatgatttagacgaggggattaaatgtagta
The DNA window shown above is from Pristiophorus japonicus isolate sPriJap1 chromosome 19, sPriJap1.hap1, whole genome shotgun sequence and carries:
- the LOC139229629 gene encoding zinc-binding protein A33-like isoform X1, producing the protein MASREQHQSFTEELICPICLDFFTDPVLLECGHNFCRSCITQCWDKKETNSCPECREEFPEINLRASRALANLAEKAREVKLNPKQKESKLHCEEHQEELKLFCETDKKLICLVCRDAQEHREHRFRPIKEAVGIYKDQLKSSLDSLTEKKLAALEMELKQKQQISGVREQSSSLQTHITSEFTKMHQIVTEKEQCLIRDLREQEGKIVETMEKNLREIQEHLNSIQEELSKLQKQMEQKDGVIFLKEEACRKRRISEAYPVLSVADGALSIGKFNGPLQYTAWREMMDAINPENEMLRNEIGQEKLKMEQEYENLRNEIAKAKEAGKSECEKLQQKFETERNILKAENEKLQIEIGQEKLKMEGEYENLRKEIECEKLRQKFVSVSLDVETAHRLLEVSEDLKSVRWTWTWKNLPDTEKRFTRGACVLGSEGFTLGRHYWEVEVAGNRRWSLGVAAESVGRKRCVTLSPENGLWTIGRSNDQIKVNSSPPSPLPAGQIPGKVGVYLSYESGTVTFYSADTKSHLHTFTGNKFPEKLYPFFCTGDVNKWLRICSGSNPGL
- the LOC139229629 gene encoding zinc-binding protein A33-like isoform X2 — encoded protein: MASREQHQSFTEELICPICLDFFTDPVLLECGHNFCRSCITQCWDKKETNSCPECREEFPEINLRASRALANLAEKAREVKLNPKQKESKLHCEEHQEELKLFCETDKKLICLVCRDAQEHREHRFRPIKEAVGIYKDQLKSSLDSLTEKKLAALEMELKQKQQISGVREQSSSLQTHITSEFTKMHQIVTEKEQCLIRDLREQEGKIVETMEKNLREIQEHLNSIQEELSKLQKQMEQKDGVIFLKEEACRKRRISEAYPVLSVADGALSIGKFNGPLQYTAWREMMDAINPENEMLRNEIGQEKLKMEQEYENLRNEIECEKLQQKFETERNILKAENEKLQIEIGQEKLKMEGEYENLRKEIECEKLRQKFVSVSLDVETAHRLLEVSEDLKSVRWTWTWKNLPDTEKRFTRGACVLGSEGFTLGRHYWEVEVAGNRRWSLGVAAESVGRKRCVTLSPENGLWTIGRSNDQIKVNSSPPSPLPAGQIPGKVGVYLSYESGTVTFYSADTKSHLHTFTGNKFPEKLYPFFCTGDVNKWLRICSGSNPGL